The following nucleotide sequence is from Desulfobulbaceae bacterium DB1.
CAAGCTGATCTACATCGATCCGCCCTTTGACGTGGGCGCGGATTTTTCCATGGACATCGAGATCGGCGGCGATACCTTCACCAAGAAGCCCAATATCCTGGAAGAGATCGCCTACCGCGACACCTGGGGCAAGGGGGCGGATTCCTTCATCAGCATGATCTACGAACGGCTGATCCTGATGCGGGACCTGCTGGCCGAGGATGGCAGTATTTATGTGCATTGTGATTGGCGGGTGAACGCGTACATTCGGCTTGCTCTCGAAGAAGTTTTTGGACGTGAACAATTTCAAAATGAAATTGTTTGGATAAGAACGAATGCCCACAACATGCAGACCCAAGGGTATGTTCGTTCTCAAGAAACTATTTTTTTCGCTTCCAAATCGGATTCCTTCATTTTCAATGAACAACGAACTGCCTATGGTGATGCACAGCTTGGAAGATATAAAAAAGACGAAAATGGCAGGCTATACACTGGGCGAGACATGACATTTTCCTCCGCGAATCCAAATCGTCAGTTCGAATGGCGAGGAACAAAGCCCCCATCAAACCGCTCATGGGGATACCCTTTGGAGAAACTTGAAGAACTTTGGGCAGAAGGTCGTATTTTAACGAAACAGGACGGTACACCGAGGCTCGATGGATTAAAAGTATACCTTGATGAGACCAAAGGAAAACCCCTTACAACTCTATGGGATGACGTCGGCCGCATTGGAAACACCTCGTCGGAACGTCTCGGCTACCCCACCCAAAAACCAGAAGCCCTCATCGAACGCATCATCAAGGCCTCTTCCAACGAAGGCGATCTGGTCGCCGACTTCTTCTGCGGTTCCGGCACCACGGCGGCGGTGGCGGAAAAACTGGGCCGCAAATGGATCGCCACCGATCTTGGCAAATTCGCCATCCACACCACCAGAAAACGGTTGATCGGCGTGCAGCGCGGCCTCAAGGCCGCCAGAAAAAATTACCGGGCCTTTGAAATCTTGAACCTGGGCAAGTACGAGCGGCAGCACTACATCGGCGTTAGTCCCGACCTGCGGGAAGAACAGCGTCACAAACAGCTGGCCGAAAAGGAGGCCGCCTTTGTCGAGCTGATCCTCAAGGCCTACCGGGCGGAAAAAGTGGAAAACTTCGCCGGCTTCCACGGCAAGCGGGCCGGGCGGCTGGTGGCCGTGGGGCCGGTCAACCTGCCGGTGACCCGGCTCTTTGTCGAAGAGATCATCCTGGAATGCCGCAAGAAACACATCACCAAGGTGGATATCCTGGGCTTTGAGTTCGAGATGGGGTTGTTTCCCAATGTGCTGGAGGAGGCCAGGGCCAAGGGCATCGACATCGCGCCCAAGTACATCCCGGCCGAGGTCTTTGACAAGCGGGCGGTGGAAAAGAATCAGGTGGTGTTCCACGACGTGGCGGCCATCGAGGTCAAACCCCTGGCCACGGAAGGCAAAAAAGGCAAGCCCCCTGCCGTGTCCGTGCAACTGACCGACTTTTCCGTCTTTTACTCCCAGGATTCCATCCAGCACGCCGAAGAGAGCTTGAAAAACAAGGGCAGCAGGGTTGTGGTGGATAAGGGCCGCATCGTCAAGGTGAGCAGGGACGCCAAGGGCATCCTCACCCGCGAGACGCTGACCCACCACTGGACCGACTGGATCGACTACTGGGCCGTGGATTTCAACTTCGAGAGCAAGCGTGAGATCATCCGGGTGCGGAATCCCGAAAGCAACGAGTGGGAGGAACAGTGGACGGGCGACTACATCTTTGAAAACGAGTGGCAGTCCTTCCGCACCAGAAAGGACCGGTCGCTCGAACTGACCAGCGTGGCCCAGGAATGCCTGCCCGGCCGCCGCAAGATAGCGGTCAAGGTGGTGGACATTTTCGGCAACGACACCATGACGATTATCGAGGTGCGGGTGTGAGCCCCCCTGTCTGCACCATTATCGCCGGCCCGAATGGCGCGGGCAAAACGACGTTTGCGCTCTCCTGGCTGCCGGAAATTCATTGCCGCAATTTCGTCAATGCGGACTTGATCGCGGCGGGACTTTCGCCACTGGCACCAGACAGGGAACTGATTGCGGCCAGTCGTTTGTTTCTGCGTGAGATTGAACATCATATCCGAAGACGGGAAGATTTTGCCTTTGAAACAACGCTTTCCGGCAAAACCTATCTGCGGCTGATCCGAAAGCTCCTGGATGATGGGTGGCGGGTTGATCTCTACTATCTGTGGTTGCCCAGTGTCGAGATGTCCATTGAGCGGGTGGCGGAAAGGGTCGCCCACGGCGGCCACGATATTACGCGCGAGTCCATTGTCCGGCGATACCCGCGCAGTATCGCCAATCTTCTGAACCATTACGCGCCGCTATGCAGCTCGACCATCTGTCTGGATAATTCGGAGCTTCAGCCCGAGGTCATTTTCGTGCAGGACCATGCCGGCCTTTCGGTGGAAAATGAGCCGCTGTTTGCTGCTTTACAAAAAGGAGACAATGATGACTGAAATTCAACGTCAATCACAACAGGTAAGAGAGGCCCTTAAACGCGCCGTTGCCGAGGCGCTGGAAAGAAAACGGCGGCTGGGGCAGTATGCGGTGTTTTTTCAGAACGGCAAGCCGGTGCGAGTTGAGCTGGATCGGATTCATACGAAAAGAAGCTGATACTCATGGCCCTTCATCCTGATTTCCCCGCTTCCCCCCATGCCATTCTTGATCCGGCTCTGCGCTGGTTCCCGGCCGACGAGGCCCTGCGTGAGACGACCCAGGACAAGCTGATGCCGCCGCTGGTGGCCCGGCTGCGCCGGAAGGTCAAGGAGTTCCGCGACGGCGGCTATGCAGGCGCCACGGATACGAGCCGCAGCCTGCTCACCTGGTGGTTTACCGCCCCGCACCTGCTGGAGAAGGCCGACGGTACGATGACCCAGTTCCAGTATTACTTCGCCCAGCGCGAGGCACTGGAAACCATCATCTATCTGTATGACGTGGCGGGCGTGCGGGACAAGTTCGACCTGATGCGCTTTGACGGCTCCGGCGTGGTGTCGGCCGGCATGTTCGATGAAAGTTGGCGGCGGTTCGTCATCAAGATGGCCACCGGCACCGGCAAGACCAAGGTGATGAGTCTGGTCATCGCCTGGAGCTTTTTCCACCGGCTGTATGAGCCGGATTCCGTTTTGTCGCGCAACTTTCTGGTGATCGCGCCCAACATCATCGTGCTGGACCGTATCTATCACGATTTCCAGGGGCTGCGCATCTTCTTTGCCGACCCGGTGCTGCCGGATAACGGTTTTGACGGCCGCAACTGGCGGGATGATTTTCAACTGACCCTGCACAAACAGGACGAGGTGCGCGTCACCCGGCCCACGGGCAATATTTTTCTCACCAATATCCACCGTGTCTATGCCGGCGATGACATTCCTCCCTCGCCTGATGACGAAAACACCATGGATTACTTTCTGGGCAGGCGGCCCACGGGCGCGACCACGGATTCCAGAGTGGATCTGGGGATGATCGTGCGCGACATCGACGAGCTGATGGTCGTTAACGACGAGGCCCACCACATTCACGATGCCCGGCTTGCCTGGTTCAAGTCCATCGAGGACATCCACAACCGGCTGTTGCAGAAAGGTGGCGCCCTGGCCTTGCAGGTGGATGTGACCGCCACGCCCAGGCATAACAATGGGGCGATCTTTGTGCAGACGGTGGCCGATTACCCGCTGGTGGAAGCCATTTCGCAAAACGTGGTCAAGCACCCGGTGCTGCCCGATGCGTCCAGCCGGGCCAAGCTGTCCGAACGGCAAAGCGCCCGGTACACCGAAAAATATGCCGACTACCTCGACCTGGGGGTGATCGAGTGGCGCAAGGCATACGCCGAACACGAAAAAATGGGCAAGAAGGCCATCCTGTTTGTCATGACCGACGACACCCGCAACTGCGATGACGTGGCCGACTATCTGGAGGGCCGCTACCCGGAACTGAAAGGCGCTGTGCTGACCATCCACACCAAAAACAACGGCGAGATTTCCGAGGCGGCATCCGGCAAGGCCAGGGAGGAGCTGGAGAAGCTGCGCAAACAGGCCAATGAAATCGACGGTCCGGAGAGCCCCTGCAAGGCTATTGTCTCGGTGTTGATGCTGAAAGAAGGCTGGGACGTGAAAAACGTCACCACTATTGTCGGCCTGCGCGCCTACTCGGCCAAGAGCAACATCCTGCCCGAACAGACATTGGGGCGCGGCCTGCGCAAAATGTACCCCGATGGACTGGAGGAGTATGTCAGCGTCATCGGCACTGATGCCTTCATGGATTTTGTCGAGTCCATTAAAGCGGAAGGCGTGGAACTGGAACGCAAGGCCATGGGCGAGGGCACCCAGCCCAAGACCCCGCTGGTGGTGGAAGTTGACCGGGAGAACGTGAACAAGGATATCGAAGCCCTGGACATCGAAATCCCAATTCTCACGCCGCGGGTTTACCGGGAGTACAAAAACCTGGCTGACCTCACCACTGACAAGTTAATTGTGCAGCTGGTATCGTACCAGGAATTCAGCACTGAGGAGCAGCGGGAGATTGTCTTCAAGGACATCACAACGGGCGAGATCACCCATACCACGATGCTGGACAGCGCCGGGGTGGCTGACTATCGCAGTGTGATCGGTTATTTCGCCCAAACCGTCATGAAGGAACTGCGCCTGTTCAGCGGCTACGACGTTCTGTACGGCATAATCAAGACCTTTGTGCAAGGGCGGTTGTTCGGCCGGGCCGTGGATCTGGAAAGCGGCAATACCTTGCGGAATCTCTCGGAGCTTGCGGCCACCAAAACGGTGATTGAAACCTGCAAACGGGCGATCAACGACCTCACGGTTCTGGACAAGGGCGATGCGCAAATACGGGATACCATCAAGCTGCGGCAGACCCGGCCCTTTGTGGTCAAAGACCAGGGGTATCTGATTCCGAAAAAATCGGTATTCAACAAGGTCATAGGCGACAGCCGCTTTGAGCTGGAATTTGCCGCGTTTCTGGAAAATTGCCCCGATGTAGTGTCCTACGGTAAGAATTATCTTGCCGTGCATTTCAAGCTCGATTATGTCAACGCCGCAGGCGATATTGCCAATTACTACCCGGATTTCATCGTCAAGCTGGCAGAAAAGCGCATCGTCATCGTCGAAACCAAAGGGAGGGAAGACCTGGATGTCCCGCAAAAAATGCTGCGGCTTGCGCAGTGGTGCGAGGATATCAACCGGGCGCGGCCTGGTGCCGGCTACGACTTTGTCTATGCGGATGAAGAGGGCTTCCGGAAGTATCAGCCGAAAACATTCCGGCAGTTGCTTGATGGGTTCCTGGAATACAAAAATGAGGATCAGATTTGACCACGTCAATTCGTAAAGACCAGGGCGCGCCTTTGATTTCCAGGGCAACCCATCAGCAGGTAATCGCCTCCGGCACCGACGTGCCGGAGCAGTCGCCCTCCTTTGCCCTGCCTCTGGACGAAGTGGGAATCTCCGGCAAGACGGTATGGGTGAGCCTGCCCGAGGGGCGGCTTCCCTTTGCGGCGCGCATCACGGTTGATCTGCCGTCCCATGTCCGGGGAATCCATATGTCGCGGCTGGAGCAGGCAATTGCCGAGCTGCATGGCCGCAAATTTACCAGGCTGTGCGATTATGCCCGGGCCCTGGCGGAAATGGTCGTCGAACGACAACGGGGCACCATTGCCCAGGTTGCCGTCACCGGCAAACGCCCCTTGCTGCAACGTTCCAAGATCAGTCGGCAGGTTTCCGTTGATTCATTGGCCTGCAGGGTGGAGGCACGGGTGGAGAAGGGCGATGATGGCCTGCGTGTTCTTTTGACCAACGGCATCGGCGTGTGCCATATTACCGCCTGTCCCTGCACCCAGGTCTACAACCTCGAGGTTTTTGCCGACCGGGGCGATTGTCCCATGCCGACCCATTCACAGCGCTCCCAGACATGGCTTTCCCTGCGCGGGCTGAGTCAGGTGCCTTCCCATAATGACCTGCTTCCCTGTCTGGAGCAGGCCCTGCATCTGACCCAGGATCTGCTGAAACGTCCGGATGAGGCGGAAATAGTCCTGAAATCACATCGTTGCCCGCAGTTTGCCGAAGACGCGGTGCGGGAAACGGCACGTTCCGTGGGGCTTTGTTTCCGCGGCAGGCTGCCGCCGCAAACCGAGGTCATCATAGAGTCCCTCAGTCTGGAAAGTATTCATATTCATGATGTCTGTTGCCGTCTGTCAACAACCCTGGAAAATATCTGCGCCGAACTGTGAGACAGCCGTAAAATTTAATGTCGGGGCACAAGAGGTTGCCTTTGCCGCTTCGTGTCTTTGCGTTAAAAAAAAGATTTTTCACCACGGAGCACGCGGAGATCGCGGAGAAATATTTTTAATAACAGGCTGTTGTCTTTGTGTTGACTGTGTCCTCCGGGCTATTTTTTTGCGGATCCGTCATTTGTCGGCATGGTCGTCTCAAAAATCATGGAAGTTCTGAAATCGTATCGTCAATGATTCCTCATCAATCGCCCATTCAGGAAAAAGAATATCAGCCCGAGCTTCTGCGAGCCATCGCCTCCCTTGCCGCCCGCTATCAAGTAGAGCTTTATGTCGTGGGCGGCACGGTGCGTGACCGGCTGACCGGAGTTGCGGCGCGGGACCTTGATCTCGCCGTCTCGGGCCGCGCCCTGGAATTTGCCCGTCAGCTGGCCGGGGAAACCGGGGGCACTTTTGTCCTGCTTGATGCGAAGGAAGAAACGGCCAGGGTTGTCCTGCATGGTTTTGTGGTCGATATCGCCGGTTTCCGGCAAGGGGCTGTTGATATCAGGCATGATCTGGTAAAACGTGATTTTACCATCAATTCCCTGGCCGTGCCTTTCGGGGTCGATCTGCCGGTTGTTTTGCCTTCCTCAACAGTGATTGATCCGACCGGCGGACTTGATGACATCCGGAAGAAAACAATCCGGGCCCTGTCATCTGAAGCCTTTATCGACGATCCCCTGCGCCTGCTGCGCGCCTTCCGTTTTTTTGCCGAAACCGGATTCCGGATTGAGGAGCAGACCCTCCGGTGGATCGAAAAATATCGTGACCTGCTGGCAGGGGTGGCCCCGGAACGAATCGCCTGCGAGCTTGATTGCCTGATGGCAAGCGGGCGGTCCTTTGCCGCGGTCGGTCTGCTGAAGGAAACGGGCCTGCTTGGGGTCATTTTGCCTGAGCTGCTGCAAGGCGAGGGGGTCGACCAGCCGTCCAGCCATCATCTTGACGTTTTTGCCCATAATCTTGAAGCCCTGAAGTGGATGGAGAAAATTGTCGAGCAGCCCGGCGCTTTTTATCCCAGCCACGCAACGGAGCTGGAAACCTATCTTGCGATAGACGGGAAAAAAACGCGGCTGCAATGGGCGGCGCTTTTTCATGATTTGGGGAAACCGGCCGCCGTCAGGGTTGTCGACGACCGCATAACTTTTTACAACCATGACCGGCTGGGGGCCGACCTGTTTTTGTCCGTAGCCGCAAGGTTGCGCTGGAGCAGGCAAAAGCGTGATGACGTGGCCCGTCTCATTTCCCTCCATATGTGGCCCTTCCATTTATGTAATGTCCGGAGGAAAAATGATGTCACGCCGCGATCCTGCCTGAAACTGTATAAAGCCGCGGGACAGGATCTGCCCGGGCTTTTTCTGCTGGCCATGGCGGACAGTCTGGCCGGACAGGGGCCGGGAAAGCCGCCCGGTATGGAAAAGGAGCTTGCCGGACTGTTCGACCGGGTTCATGATGTCTGCCGCAAGCAGGTTGAACCGGTCCTGGCCGGTCCGCCGCTGCTCACCGGCAGCGATTTGATTGCCGTGGGACTCGTGCCGGGGCCGTTTTTCAAGGATATTCTCGGCGAGGCGGAGAAGGCCCAGGTGGAGGGAACGATACGAGACCGTTCCCAAGCCCTGGCCTGGTTGCGTGATATTTTGTCTTCCCGTTGAATTTATTTGATTTTTTTTGATCCGCCGGTGTAGGCTTGTGGGAGAAATTTTTTGTTGCGGGGAATTGGGCAACAACAGCGTGAAGCGAATGCAGGGCAAGAAAAATGAATTCTTCCCCCTGTTTTTTAATAATCAGATAAACGGTTTGAGCATATGACAACTGCAGAGAACAGCGGCACGGACACCAGTGCCTATTCGACGATTTTTGGTTTGAAGAATGCTGAACAGTTCAAGCAACGGATCCAGCATCATCTGATGAGCTTTCAGGGGCGTGATCCCATGCGGGCCGGTCCCCGGGACGTTACCAAGGCACTTTCCTACGCCCTGCGGGATGTGCTGGTGGAAAAATGGATTGCCACTCAGAAAAATTTTTATACCACAAGGAAAAAACGCGTTTATTACCTTTCCCTGGAATTTCTCGTGGGCCGTTCTCTCGGCAATGCACTGGTTAACATGGGGCTCTTGGGCGAGGTCAGCAAGGCGCTGGAACAGCTTGGTTATGATCTTGAGGAAATCAGGGAAACCGAAGAGGATGCCGCATTGGGCAACGGCGGTCTCGGCCGTCTGGCCGCTTGTTTTCTTGATTCCATCGCCACCTTGAAAATTCCCGCCTACGGCTATGGAATCCGCTATGAATACGGGCTTTTTTATCAGAAGCTGATCAACGGCTATCAGGTGGAAACGCCGGACAACTGGCTGCGTTATGGAACGCCCTGGGAGTTTGAACGCGCCTCCTATGTGTTTCCGGTCCAGTTTTACGGCAAGGTCAACAGTTACGTCGATAAAAACGGTTTTTATCGCTCCGAATGGGTGGAAACCGATGACGTGACCGCCATGGCCTGCGATATCCTGGTGCCCGGCTTTAAAAATGATCATGTCATCAATATGCGGCTCTGGACGGCCCGAGCTTCCCGTGAGCTTGATCTCGGTTTTTTTAATGCCGGCGATTACATCGGCGCGGTGCAAAGCAAGGTGCGATCGGAAACGATTTCCAAAGTTCTCTACCCCTCGGATGATATCCGCGAAGGTCAGGAATTGCGGCTCAAACAGCAATATTTCTTTGTTTCCGCCACCTTCCAGGACATCATGAGGCGATATAAGAAAAAGAATATCTCCTTTGATCATTTCAGTAACGAAATCGCCGTGCAGTTGAACGACACCCATCCGGCCATCGCCATCCCGGAACTGATGCGTATTTTGATTGATCTTGAAGGGTTGAACTGGGAAAAGGCCTGGGACATCAGCACAAGGACATTTGCCTATACGAATCATACCCTGATGCCGGAAGCGCTGGAAACCTGGCCGGTGGATCTGCTCGGTCGTGTTTTGCCGCGCCACCTGCAGATCATCTATGAAATCAATCGGCGTTTTCTCGAACAGGTTGAACAGAAATATCCGGGCGACACGGACAAGTTGCGCGGTATGTCCATTATCGCCGAGGGAGAGGTCAAGCGGGTGCGCATGGCCCATCTGGCCATCATCGGCAGTCATTCGGTCAACGGAGTGGCCGAGCTGCACACCCAGCTTCTCAAAACCAGGATCTTCAATGATTTTCATCAATTCTATCCGGGGAAATTCAACAATAAGACAAACGGCATCACCCCCCGCCGCTGGCTGCTCAAATGCAATCCCGGGCTCGCCCGTCTCATCTCGGGGAAAATCGGCTCAGACTGGGTGACCGACCTTGACCGGCTGAGGGAGTTGGAAAAATGGGCCGGGGATGCCGCTTTTCAGAAGAAATGGCGGGAAATTAAGCGCGATAATAAAAAACGGCTGGCACGTTTGATCGAAGAGGTTTGCCTGATTCGCGTCAATACGGACACTATGTTTGATGTGCAGGTGAAGCGCATCCATGAATACAAGCGGCAGCTGTTGAATGCCTTGCATGTTGTTTCCCTTTATCACCGCATTGTCAATGAGCCCGGACTTTCCATAACCCCGCGGACCATTATTTTTGCCGGCAAGGCGGCGCCGTCCTATCAAAAGGCCAAACTTGTCATCAAGCTGATAAATTCCATCGGCGAGGTGGTGAACAGTGATCCGCGGGTCGGCGGGAAACTCAAGGTGGTCTTTATCCCGAACTATAATGTCTCCCTTGCTGAAAAGATTATTCCCGCCGCCGACCTTTCCGAACAGATCTCCACCGCCGGCACCGAGGCTTCGGGAACCGGCAACATGAAATTTGCCTTAAACGGCGCGCTCACGGTGGGCACCCTTGACGGCGCGAACATCGAAATACTTGAAGAGGTCGGTCGGGAAAACATCTTTATCTTCGGCATGACCGCGGACGAGGCTGAATACGAGAAACAGCACAAAAGCAGATCACCTCGGAGCATCTATGAAAAAAGTCCGGTGGTGAAGCGAATAGTTGACAGTATCGGGGATGGTATGTTCAGTTATGGGGATCGGGAAATTTTCCGCCCCATCGTCAATGATCTCATGAATGAAAATGATCCCTACCTGCTGCTGCAGGATCTGGAATCCTACATCGACTGCCAGGAGAAGATAAGCGCTGTTTACCGTGACAAAAAGCTGTGGACGGAGAAATCGATCTTGAACGTGGCGCGAATGGGGAAATTTTCCAGCGATAGAACCATCAAGGAGTATGCCCGCGATATTTGGGATATCAAAGATGTCTGAATTCCGGGGGGCCGCTGAAACAGCTCCCCTTGCGTTGTTTTCTTGAATTTCCCGGTCAAGCCGGTTGAGCGTCTCTTCCGGCTGCGTCAGTACGGGCACCGTATAAAAATGAAAAGATCTTTCATGCCTGCTGATGAAAGTGATGAAAATAAAGTGATAATCATATGTACCGATCCTTCTACAATCTCAAGGAAAAACCCTTTCAGATAACAACCGATTCCCGCTTTCTCTGGCTTGGAGAAAAACACAAGGAGGCATTTGCCACGCTTAAGTACGGTGTGCTTGACGACAAAGGCTTTCTCCTCCTCACCGGAGATGTGGGCACCGGAAAAACTACGCTCATCAATGCGCTGATTAAAAGCCTCGGTTCCCAGGTTCTGCTGGCGAAAATTCCTGATCCCAAACTCGAGGTGATGGATTTTTATCGCTATATCGCCAATGCCTTTTTCATTAAAAAACCGTTTCAATCAAAAGGTGAATTCCTTTTGCTTTTTACCGAATTTCTGGAACGGGCGCATGAAGCGGGCAGGCAGGTATTGCTCATTGCCGATGAGGCCCAGCGTTTAAGCGACGATCTGCTTGAAGAGATCAGGCACCTGTCCAATATTGAAAAAGAGCATGCCAAACTGCTCAATATCTTTTTTGTCGGTCAAAGTGAATTCAACAATATCCTGCTGGAAAAGAAAAATAAGGCCATCAGACAAAGAATTACCATCAATTACCGCCTCGAACCTCTGACCGAAATGGAAACCGGGGCATACATCCTCCATCGTCTCCAGGTCGTCGGTTCCAAGTCGGAAATTTTCAACCCGGAAGCAGTGCATGAAATTTTTCTTTTTTCTCAAGGTGCACCGCGCCTGATAAACATTATCTGCGACAGGGCCTTGCTCACCGGTTTTGTCGAGGGGAAAAAGAAAATCGGTCCGGAGGTCATACAGGAGTGCGCCGCCGAGTTACGGATTACTCCCTATATTGACGAGGATGAGCAGGCGCGGGCTGCGCAGCCCCGGAAAACGGCAGCTGAAAAAAGCGTCTCGCCTGTCAATGGTGGAGAAAAGAGCTCCCCTGTTGCCGCCAACAACCATGTCCCGCAGAATGAAAAACAGGAAGAGGTCGCACTCGATCTTTCCGATGTCAGGAAAAAAAAGGGAGGAATGTGGGGGATTTTTCTGGTTTATTTCCTTCTGGTGATCCTTATCGGGGCCATATGCGCCTTTTTTTTCCTTTCTCCCCTTTGAGAAATGACCAAAGAGCAAACCTTATCAAACGATAAACAGTGTGATTGGGGAAAAGTCGGCGGCATCGGTGAATGCGCATCCGTCCCCGAGTTTCCGAGCTCCCCGGCGAAAGAGGAGGGGCTTGCCGCATTTTCAGGAGAATATCAATGGGCATACGCGCGCGCGTTATTTTGATGATGGGCATTTTCAGTCTCCTTGCCACCATGGTCACCGGTTTGGCAAGCTATAAGCTCACCGAGCGCAATGCGGTGATGGAGGCGAAAAACAAGGGGCAGCTTCTTTTCAACTATATCATTGCCTCCCGTACGTATTTCAAGACGCAGCAACGTGACCTTGTCATGGAGTTGGTGGAGGAAAATCGCTTTTATCCGGAATTGATGTCGGGTTTTGTGGTGAGCAGGGGAGTTTGGGACATTTTCAAGCAAAAAAACACGGGCTATCAATTCAAGCAGGCAACCCTTGATCCCCTTTATCAGGCAAACAAAGCAGACAGCGATGAGGTGAAGATGATTTCCGC
It contains:
- a CDS encoding site-specific DNA-methyltransferase, which codes for MPRLTEQEQQEIIRFIEADKPLPDRYRFLLFADKREVELVWNGKSNDVCNIVLPFQTIEQVDEPRAEKTADKAIQLNLFGLDERGRQLKGWTNKLIWGDNKLILASLKNGPLRDEIDKQGGLKLIYIDPPFDVGADFSMDIEIGGDTFTKKPNILEEIAYRDTWGKGADSFISMIYERLILMRDLLAEDGSIYVHCDWRVNAYIRLALEEVFGREQFQNEIVWIRTNAHNMQTQGYVRSQETIFFASKSDSFIFNEQRTAYGDAQLGRYKKDENGRLYTGRDMTFSSANPNRQFEWRGTKPPSNRSWGYPLEKLEELWAEGRILTKQDGTPRLDGLKVYLDETKGKPLTTLWDDVGRIGNTSSERLGYPTQKPEALIERIIKASSNEGDLVADFFCGSGTTAAVAEKLGRKWIATDLGKFAIHTTRKRLIGVQRGLKAARKNYRAFEILNLGKYERQHYIGVSPDLREEQRHKQLAEKEAAFVELILKAYRAEKVENFAGFHGKRAGRLVAVGPVNLPVTRLFVEEIILECRKKHITKVDILGFEFEMGLFPNVLEEARAKGIDIAPKYIPAEVFDKRAVEKNQVVFHDVAAIEVKPLATEGKKGKPPAVSVQLTDFSVFYSQDSIQHAEESLKNKGSRVVVDKGRIVKVSRDAKGILTRETLTHHWTDWIDYWAVDFNFESKREIIRVRNPESNEWEEQWTGDYIFENEWQSFRTRKDRSLELTSVAQECLPGRRKIAVKVVDIFGNDTMTIIEVRV
- a CDS encoding type III restriction endonuclease subunit R; protein product: MALHPDFPASPHAILDPALRWFPADEALRETTQDKLMPPLVARLRRKVKEFRDGGYAGATDTSRSLLTWWFTAPHLLEKADGTMTQFQYYFAQREALETIIYLYDVAGVRDKFDLMRFDGSGVVSAGMFDESWRRFVIKMATGTGKTKVMSLVIAWSFFHRLYEPDSVLSRNFLVIAPNIIVLDRIYHDFQGLRIFFADPVLPDNGFDGRNWRDDFQLTLHKQDEVRVTRPTGNIFLTNIHRVYAGDDIPPSPDDENTMDYFLGRRPTGATTDSRVDLGMIVRDIDELMVVNDEAHHIHDARLAWFKSIEDIHNRLLQKGGALALQVDVTATPRHNNGAIFVQTVADYPLVEAISQNVVKHPVLPDASSRAKLSERQSARYTEKYADYLDLGVIEWRKAYAEHEKMGKKAILFVMTDDTRNCDDVADYLEGRYPELKGAVLTIHTKNNGEISEAASGKAREELEKLRKQANEIDGPESPCKAIVSVLMLKEGWDVKNVTTIVGLRAYSAKSNILPEQTLGRGLRKMYPDGLEEYVSVIGTDAFMDFVESIKAEGVELERKAMGEGTQPKTPLVVEVDRENVNKDIEALDIEIPILTPRVYREYKNLADLTTDKLIVQLVSYQEFSTEEQREIVFKDITTGEITHTTMLDSAGVADYRSVIGYFAQTVMKELRLFSGYDVLYGIIKTFVQGRLFGRAVDLESGNTLRNLSELAATKTVIETCKRAINDLTVLDKGDAQIRDTIKLRQTRPFVVKDQGYLIPKKSVFNKVIGDSRFELEFAAFLENCPDVVSYGKNYLAVHFKLDYVNAAGDIANYYPDFIVKLAEKRIVIVETKGREDLDVPQKMLRLAQWCEDINRARPGAGYDFVYADEEGFRKYQPKTFRQLLDGFLEYKNEDQI
- a CDS encoding glycogen phosphorylase; translation: MTTAENSGTDTSAYSTIFGLKNAEQFKQRIQHHLMSFQGRDPMRAGPRDVTKALSYALRDVLVEKWIATQKNFYTTRKKRVYYLSLEFLVGRSLGNALVNMGLLGEVSKALEQLGYDLEEIRETEEDAALGNGGLGRLAACFLDSIATLKIPAYGYGIRYEYGLFYQKLINGYQVETPDNWLRYGTPWEFERASYVFPVQFYGKVNSYVDKNGFYRSEWVETDDVTAMACDILVPGFKNDHVINMRLWTARASRELDLGFFNAGDYIGAVQSKVRSETISKVLYPSDDIREGQELRLKQQYFFVSATFQDIMRRYKKKNISFDHFSNEIAVQLNDTHPAIAIPELMRILIDLEGLNWEKAWDISTRTFAYTNHTLMPEALETWPVDLLGRVLPRHLQIIYEINRRFLEQVEQKYPGDTDKLRGMSIIAEGEVKRVRMAHLAIIGSHSVNGVAELHTQLLKTRIFNDFHQFYPGKFNNKTNGITPRRWLLKCNPGLARLISGKIGSDWVTDLDRLRELEKWAGDAAFQKKWREIKRDNKKRLARLIEEVCLIRVNTDTMFDVQVKRIHEYKRQLLNALHVVSLYHRIVNEPGLSITPRTIIFAGKAAPSYQKAKLVIKLINSIGEVVNSDPRVGGKLKVVFIPNYNVSLAEKIIPAADLSEQISTAGTEASGTGNMKFALNGALTVGTLDGANIEILEEVGRENIFIFGMTADEAEYEKQHKSRSPRSIYEKSPVVKRIVDSIGDGMFSYGDREIFRPIVNDLMNENDPYLLLQDLESYIDCQEKISAVYRDKKLWTEKSILNVARMGKFSSDRTIKEYARDIWDIKDV